Proteins from a single region of Corynebacterium casei LMG S-19264:
- a CDS encoding M20/M25/M40 family metallo-hydrolase, with amino-acid sequence MFSPSRTRILDDLTQMVAFESVHVDASVREQYEASAEWVKNAFLEVGATAEIIEGVDKSLAVLGEVAGDPNNDRTVLLYAHHDIVPLGPREEWDNEPLEVTERDGRWWGRGTADCKGHIAMHLEVLRLIKDEPNLPTIKFVIEGSEENGGLGLKQLLEDRPELFEAEAIFVVDTGNTEPGVPSIVTLQRGSAQIRVHCETMEAPVHSGKFGGAAVDAVAALIRALDSVRDDEGRCVIDGVDCTGVWDGEEYPEDKFRADTGMLEATELPEGDIASFIWARPAVSITGFSSTPVEDAINAVPATAQAHLNLRVPPRQRNSEGKRITTAKTAKLLFKHLQDHTPWGAQLDAEILAINRSYAADEDGEILNLLRECMSDAYGMDASEIGTGGSIPLTVELHGAFPDSEIALFGAADLTSAIHSPQESVDPTEIEHMVQTEALFLTRFRRS; translated from the coding sequence ATGTTTAGCCCTTCTCGGACACGAATCCTCGATGACCTCACGCAGATGGTTGCGTTTGAATCCGTCCATGTGGACGCCTCGGTGCGTGAGCAATACGAGGCATCCGCAGAGTGGGTCAAAAATGCCTTCTTAGAAGTCGGCGCCACCGCTGAAATCATTGAGGGCGTGGATAAATCACTCGCCGTGCTCGGTGAGGTTGCAGGCGATCCGAACAATGACCGCACGGTGTTGTTGTATGCCCACCATGACATCGTGCCGCTCGGCCCACGTGAAGAGTGGGACAATGAGCCACTCGAAGTTACTGAGCGCGATGGTCGCTGGTGGGGCCGTGGTACCGCGGACTGCAAGGGGCATATCGCCATGCACCTAGAGGTGCTGCGCCTTATCAAGGATGAGCCGAATCTTCCCACCATCAAGTTTGTTATTGAAGGGTCGGAAGAAAACGGTGGGCTGGGTCTCAAGCAGTTACTCGAGGACCGCCCTGAGCTCTTCGAAGCAGAAGCTATCTTCGTGGTTGATACCGGTAACACCGAGCCAGGTGTGCCGTCGATTGTGACCCTACAGCGTGGTTCGGCGCAGATCCGTGTGCACTGCGAAACGATGGAAGCACCGGTGCACTCCGGCAAGTTCGGCGGCGCCGCAGTCGATGCCGTCGCCGCCCTTATCCGCGCGCTTGACTCCGTTCGGGATGACGAAGGCCGCTGCGTCATCGACGGTGTGGATTGCACCGGCGTGTGGGACGGCGAGGAATACCCCGAAGACAAATTCCGCGCTGACACCGGAATGCTTGAAGCAACTGAGCTTCCAGAAGGCGATATCGCAAGTTTTATCTGGGCGCGCCCCGCAGTATCCATCACTGGATTTTCCTCCACTCCGGTCGAAGACGCCATCAACGCGGTTCCTGCTACGGCCCAAGCGCACTTAAACCTGCGCGTGCCACCACGCCAGCGCAACTCAGAAGGCAAGCGCATCACCACGGCAAAGACCGCGAAGCTGCTCTTTAAACACCTTCAAGACCACACGCCGTGGGGCGCGCAGCTGGATGCCGAGATCCTGGCCATCAACCGCTCGTATGCCGCCGATGAAGACGGGGAAATCCTCAACCTGCTGCGCGAGTGCATGTCTGATGCCTATGGCATGGACGCCAGCGAAATCGGCACCGGCGGATCCATTCCGCTCACCGTGGAGCTGCACGGGGCCTTCCCCGATTCTGAAATCGCGCTCTTCGGCGCAGCGGATCTGACGTCCGCTATCCACTCCCCGCAGGAATCCGTGGACCCCACCGAGATTGAGCACATGGTTCAAACCGAAGCGCTTTTCCTCACGCGCTTTCGCCGCTCCTAG
- a CDS encoding Na(+)/H(+) antiporter subunit C gives MEANLMFLLASGAMMAAGVYLVLDRAMTKMLLGILLIGNAVNLIIIQAGGPAGSPPIMGRESAPHGEDIADPLAQAMILTAIVISMALTAFILTLAYRQYRYRTDDVIENDMDDAAVAAIASRPSAAPDHDASSDPTTGRATKEGDTFGPRFFEEPVKGVKDE, from the coding sequence ATGGAAGCCAACCTCATGTTTCTCCTCGCCTCCGGCGCGATGATGGCCGCGGGTGTTTACCTGGTGCTTGACCGCGCGATGACCAAGATGCTGCTGGGTATCCTTCTTATCGGCAACGCAGTCAACCTGATCATTATTCAGGCGGGCGGACCGGCTGGTTCACCGCCAATTATGGGCCGCGAGTCTGCGCCGCATGGCGAAGATATTGCTGACCCGCTGGCGCAGGCAATGATTTTGACCGCGATTGTTATTTCGATGGCGCTCACGGCATTCATTTTGACCCTCGCCTACCGCCAGTACCGCTACCGTACTGATGACGTTATTGAGAACGACATGGATGATGCAGCAGTCGCTGCGATTGCTTCGCGTCCATCGGCGGCACCGGACCACGATGCGTCCTCGGACCCAACCACGGGCCGTGCCACCAAGGAAGGCGACACCTTCGGTCCGCGCTTCTTTGAGGAGCCCGTAAAGGGGGTCAAGGATGAGTGA
- a CDS encoding Na+/H+ antiporter subunit A yields the protein MLILLLALIAATVCAPFLIHTLGRPAFGILALVPAGGFIWVVQQMVSGNLDHKASIEWMPAAHLNLDFQLDGLSALFSLIILGVGALVLLYCWGYFDTVPLRLTLFGAQMTGFATAMYGLVISDSLLLMYVFWEITSVLSFLLVAYYGERASSRRSATQALMITAAGGLAMLVGIIILGRQTGVWHFSEIATYDGWAQTPYITVALCLILAGALSKSANIPLHFWLPGAMAAPTPVSAYLHSAAMVKAGIYLVARLAPEFNEVSSWHLVVIPIGLMTMLLGGWMALKQIDLKLVLAYGTVSQLGFIIGVMAIGSREAMMAALALTFAHSLFKATLFMIVGAIDHATGTREIPKLSGLARKEPLVFVLAIISALSMAGIPPLFGFVTKEAIIEAVMHEDLLIGMPRSLMLVAIIIGSVLTMAYALRFLWGAFGTKNGETSGAVEKMHKIEPKLWIAPAIMSALTIFFGLFPKFMSDAINLHLDQLYGEDGSYLALWHGFNIALGISTVIIIAGCFVHWQRHLLKPFQGEYAALGNADNAYDAMLVGLRNLSLRITANTQRGSLQLNLTTIFVCLILLPTFAIVFGDLTNVRMIVAENAWQFFAAFIIIAAAVAATITHNRLSGVIIVGITGYSLAFIFALHGAPDLALTQLLVETIIMVLFMLVLRKMPPNTEWRGEPRHNRLRAWLAIAVGLLTIILTMFAVNARTEQSISIHMPDLAQEIGHGANAVNVLLVDIRAWDTFGEITVLVIAATGVASLIYRTQSFTRESRRPTLRVTGRRWLAAGVETEQQLNRSLMVDVSTRVLFPSMIALSLYFFFTGHNAPGGGFAGGLVAALALILRYLAGGRAELEEALPIDGGRIMGAGLIFSIAAAIGPMLWGMPPLASAYGSIDIPLVGSVSLPSALVFDLGVYLVVIGLTLHILHSIGGKLDEEEEIRKQRARDRARSLARKNRQRKAKAKAVAAAQTTAGAGTSSADTTGTAEISMPTEVPPHKEEPDPPSQGPTANASPVSKTLNADNTDNAEGKEK from the coding sequence GTGCTGATATTGCTGTTAGCTCTAATCGCCGCGACGGTGTGTGCGCCCTTTTTAATCCACACGCTTGGACGGCCCGCCTTCGGAATTTTGGCTCTCGTGCCTGCCGGAGGCTTCATCTGGGTTGTGCAACAAATGGTCTCAGGAAACCTGGACCACAAGGCAAGCATCGAATGGATGCCCGCCGCGCACCTGAATCTTGACTTTCAACTCGACGGCCTCTCCGCACTGTTTTCGCTCATCATTTTGGGTGTCGGCGCGCTAGTGTTGCTGTATTGCTGGGGCTATTTTGATACCGTCCCGCTGCGCTTGACGCTATTCGGCGCGCAGATGACCGGCTTCGCCACCGCGATGTACGGCCTGGTCATTTCTGACTCGCTGCTGCTGATGTACGTCTTCTGGGAAATCACCTCCGTACTGTCCTTTCTGCTGGTGGCGTACTACGGCGAGCGCGCGTCTTCGCGCCGTTCTGCAACCCAGGCGCTGATGATCACCGCTGCTGGTGGCCTGGCCATGCTGGTGGGCATCATTATCCTCGGCCGCCAGACCGGTGTGTGGCACTTCAGCGAAATTGCCACCTACGATGGCTGGGCGCAGACCCCGTACATCACGGTTGCGCTGTGTCTGATTCTGGCTGGCGCGTTGTCGAAGTCCGCGAATATCCCGCTGCACTTCTGGCTTCCTGGCGCGATGGCTGCGCCGACCCCGGTTTCTGCTTACCTGCACTCGGCAGCCATGGTGAAGGCCGGCATTTACTTGGTTGCACGCCTAGCGCCTGAGTTCAATGAGGTTTCTTCCTGGCACCTGGTGGTCATCCCGATTGGTTTGATGACCATGCTGCTTGGCGGCTGGATGGCGCTGAAACAGATCGACCTCAAGCTGGTTCTTGCTTACGGCACCGTGTCCCAGCTGGGCTTTATCATCGGGGTCATGGCCATCGGTTCCCGCGAAGCGATGATGGCCGCTTTGGCGTTGACCTTTGCGCACTCGCTGTTTAAGGCCACGCTGTTTATGATTGTCGGCGCGATTGACCACGCCACCGGCACCCGTGAGATTCCGAAGTTATCCGGCTTGGCCCGCAAGGAACCGCTGGTCTTTGTCCTCGCCATTATTTCGGCTTTGTCCATGGCTGGTATCCCACCGCTGTTTGGCTTTGTCACCAAAGAGGCCATCATCGAAGCCGTCATGCATGAGGACCTGCTCATTGGCATGCCGCGCAGCCTCATGCTGGTTGCCATCATCATCGGCTCTGTCCTCACCATGGCTTATGCCCTGCGCTTTTTGTGGGGTGCGTTTGGCACCAAGAATGGTGAGACCTCTGGGGCCGTAGAAAAGATGCACAAGATTGAGCCGAAGCTGTGGATTGCTCCGGCCATCATGTCCGCACTAACCATCTTCTTTGGCCTGTTCCCGAAGTTCATGTCCGATGCCATCAACCTGCACCTGGACCAGCTCTATGGTGAAGATGGCTCTTACCTCGCGCTGTGGCACGGTTTCAACATTGCGCTGGGTATTTCCACCGTCATCATCATCGCTGGTTGCTTCGTGCACTGGCAGCGTCACCTGCTCAAGCCATTCCAGGGCGAGTATGCAGCACTTGGTAATGCGGATAATGCTTATGACGCGATGCTGGTGGGCCTGCGTAATCTCTCGCTGCGCATCACTGCGAATACGCAGCGCGGCTCCCTGCAGCTGAACCTGACCACCATTTTTGTGTGTCTGATTCTGCTTCCTACCTTTGCCATTGTCTTCGGTGACCTGACTAATGTCCGCATGATTGTTGCGGAAAATGCGTGGCAATTCTTCGCCGCCTTCATCATCATTGCTGCTGCGGTTGCTGCCACCATTACGCATAACCGTTTGTCCGGCGTCATCATCGTGGGTATCACCGGCTACTCGCTGGCATTTATCTTCGCGCTGCACGGCGCCCCTGACTTGGCGCTGACCCAGTTGCTGGTGGAAACCATCATCATGGTGCTGTTCATGCTGGTGCTGCGTAAGATGCCACCGAATACGGAGTGGCGCGGCGAACCTCGCCACAACCGTCTGCGCGCGTGGCTTGCCATCGCCGTTGGCCTGCTCACCATCATTTTGACCATGTTCGCTGTCAACGCGCGCACGGAGCAGTCCATCTCCATCCACATGCCGGATCTCGCGCAAGAAATTGGCCATGGTGCCAATGCTGTGAACGTGCTTCTGGTTGATATCCGTGCGTGGGATACCTTCGGTGAAATCACCGTTCTGGTTATCGCCGCAACTGGTGTGGCCTCGCTGATTTACCGCACCCAGTCCTTTACCCGTGAGTCCCGCCGCCCAACGCTGCGCGTGACAGGGCGTCGCTGGTTGGCTGCGGGTGTGGAAACTGAGCAGCAGCTCAACCGTTCGCTGATGGTGGATGTTTCCACCCGCGTGCTGTTCCCATCCATGATTGCGCTGTCGCTGTACTTCTTCTTCACTGGCCACAACGCCCCTGGTGGCGGTTTCGCTGGCGGCCTGGTTGCCGCGCTCGCGCTGATTCTGCGCTACCTTGCTGGCGGCCGTGCTGAGTTGGAAGAGGCATTGCCTATTGATGGCGGACGCATCATGGGTGCAGGTCTTATCTTCTCCATCGCGGCTGCCATTGGCCCAATGCTGTGGGGCATGCCGCCTTTGGCTTCGGCTTATGGCTCCATTGATATCCCACTGGTGGGCTCGGTCTCCTTGCCTTCCGCCCTGGTCTTCGACCTTGGTGTCTATCTGGTGGTTATTGGCCTGACTTTGCACATTCTTCACTCCATCGGCGGCAAGCTGGATGAGGAAGAAGAGATTCGTAAGCAGCGTGCCCGTGACCGCGCCCGCTCCCTTGCGCGTAAGAACCGCCAGCGCAAGGCAAAAGCCAAAGCAGTTGCCGCTGCACAGACCACGGCTGGCGCGGGCACCAGCAGTGCGGATACCACCGGTACGGCAGAAATTTCCATGCCGACTGAGGTTCCACCGCACAAGGAAGAACCCGACCCACCGTCGCAGGGGCCCACGGCGAATGCCAGCCCTGTGAGCAAGACCTTGAACGCTGATAACACTGATAACGCTGAAGGAAAGGAGAAGTAA